One Deinococcus aestuarii DNA segment encodes these proteins:
- the prfA gene encoding peptide chain release factor 1, giving the protein MRDARRGGRLEELASEFGMVERALGDPAALSDGREYTRLTRRHRELLPLVTLHRERETVLGDLEGARDLLTDPDMRELAAGEVETLTGRLAEIDAELEVLLLPTDPDDAKDVILELRAGAGGAEAGLFAVDLLRMYTRYAEGLGLKLNVLDASESDLGGASKVVAEVTGDFAFRAFKWERGVHRVQRVPATESQGRIHTSTVTVAVLPEAEQGEVQLDLSEVRIDVFRSQGAGGQGVNTTDSAVRAVYRAGTPDEIVVVCQDGRSQIKNREKALLVLASRLAERERAAREEQERQTRASQVGTGERSEKIRTYNYPQNRVTDHRLEGEVKNFALEGVMAGGLAPVVAALARDERERQLLEMGGADGGGQYGAA; this is encoded by the coding sequence GTGAGGGACGCCAGACGTGGAGGCCGCCTGGAGGAGCTGGCCTCCGAATTCGGCATGGTCGAGCGGGCGCTGGGCGACCCGGCGGCCCTCTCCGACGGTCGGGAATACACCCGCCTGACCCGCCGCCACCGCGAACTCCTGCCGCTCGTCACCCTCCACCGCGAGCGGGAGACGGTGCTCGGCGACCTCGAAGGTGCCCGTGACCTCCTCACCGACCCCGACATGCGCGAGCTGGCGGCGGGCGAGGTCGAGACCCTGACGGGCCGCCTCGCCGAGATCGACGCCGAGCTGGAGGTGCTGCTCCTCCCCACCGACCCCGACGATGCCAAGGACGTGATCCTGGAATTGCGAGCGGGGGCGGGGGGGGCGGAGGCGGGCCTCTTCGCGGTCGATCTGCTGCGGATGTATACCCGCTACGCCGAAGGGCTCGGCCTGAAGCTCAACGTCCTCGACGCCTCCGAGAGCGATCTGGGCGGCGCGAGCAAGGTGGTCGCCGAGGTGACGGGCGATTTCGCCTTCCGCGCCTTCAAGTGGGAGCGGGGCGTCCACCGAGTCCAGCGCGTGCCCGCAACCGAATCCCAGGGCCGCATCCACACGAGCACGGTGACGGTTGCCGTGCTGCCCGAGGCCGAGCAGGGGGAGGTGCAGCTCGACCTCTCGGAGGTGCGGATCGACGTGTTCCGCTCCCAGGGGGCGGGCGGGCAGGGGGTGAACACGACCGACTCCGCCGTGCGCGCCGTGTACCGCGCCGGGACCCCGGACGAGATCGTGGTCGTGTGCCAGGACGGCAGAAGCCAGATCAAGAACCGTGAGAAGGCCCTCCTCGTCCTCGCCTCGCGCCTCGCCGAGCGGGAGCGGGCCGCGCGTGAGGAGCAGGAACGCCAGACGCGGGCCTCCCAGGTCGGGACGGGCGAACGCAGTGAGAAGATTCGCACCTACAACTACCCGCAAAACCGGGTGACGGATCACCGCCTGGAGGGCGAGGTCAAGAACTTCGCGCTGGAGGGCGTGATGGCGGGGGGACTCGCTCCCGTCGTGGCGGCCCTGGCGAGAGACGAGCGCGAGCGGCAACTGCTGGAGATGGGCGGCGCGGACGGGGGCGGGCAATATGGGGCGGCGTGA
- a CDS encoding NUDIX hydrolase, which produces MGRRDLLVAAGVLRDRFGRVLLVGNDWQGLGRVRYTLPGGVVESGETLLEALYREIAEETGLKLTGIKHMAYTVHIEDERRGERAIAVAFEATWEGLLNPADPDGFIVEARFCTPDEALERLESPPMREPLSDYLRTGEPGRFYAFKGWDGRGGLRVPPLKSETSSR; this is translated from the coding sequence ATGGGGCGGCGTGACCTTCTCGTCGCCGCCGGGGTGCTGCGCGACCGCTTCGGGCGGGTGCTCCTTGTAGGGAACGACTGGCAGGGCCTCGGGCGGGTGCGCTACACGCTGCCGGGCGGGGTGGTGGAGTCGGGCGAGACGCTGCTCGAGGCCCTCTACCGAGAGATCGCCGAGGAGACGGGCCTCAAGCTCACCGGGATCAAGCACATGGCGTACACGGTCCACATCGAGGACGAACGCCGGGGCGAGCGGGCCATCGCCGTCGCCTTCGAGGCGACCTGGGAGGGGCTGCTCAACCCCGCCGACCCCGACGGCTTCATCGTGGAGGCGCGGTTTTGCACGCCCGACGAGGCGCTCGAAAGGCTGGAGTCGCCCCCCATGCGCGAGCCGCTGAGCGACTACCTGCGCACGGGCGAGCCGGGCCGCTTCTACGCCTTCAAGGGCTGGGACGGGCGCGGGGGGTTGCGTGTGCCGCCTCTGAAGTCGGAAACGTCGTCGCGCTGA
- a CDS encoding anti-sigma factor domain-containing protein: MTSPDRDQLTAYALGILPPEEEARVRAALEADPELRAGVDADREALAALAEVLPQEPLPDGAEERLMARLARERAATAAPGVSTPPPSPARRPNRTWLPLAALGLAAALALVFVLWPEGDPLRRYANTPGATVQRLEANGGDLGQLVRLPDGRAYVYLARPAEAGRVYQMWQIRGGVPVSLGVFEGQGFLLTGLTPGATVAVSVEPPGGSPQPTTTPILVRQL; encoded by the coding sequence GTGACCAGCCCCGACCGCGACCAGCTCACCGCCTACGCCCTGGGCATCCTGCCCCCCGAGGAGGAGGCCCGCGTCCGCGCCGCGCTGGAGGCCGACCCCGAGTTGCGCGCCGGGGTGGACGCCGACCGGGAAGCCCTCGCCGCCCTGGCCGAGGTGTTGCCGCAGGAGCCGCTGCCCGACGGGGCGGAGGAACGGTTGATGGCCCGCCTCGCCCGGGAGAGGGCGGCGACGGCGGCCCCGGGGGTGTCCACCCCTCCACCCTCTCCCGCCCGCAGGCCGAACCGGACCTGGCTCCCTCTCGCCGCCCTGGGGCTCGCGGCGGCCCTCGCGCTCGTCTTCGTCCTGTGGCCGGAGGGTGACCCGCTGCGGCGCTACGCGAACACGCCGGGGGCGACCGTTCAGCGGCTGGAGGCGAACGGGGGCGACCTCGGGCAACTCGTGCGCCTGCCGGACGGCCGGGCGTACGTGTACCTGGCGCGGCCCGCCGAGGCCGGGCGGGTCTACCAGATGTGGCAGATTCGGGGCGGCGTCCCCGTCTCGCTGGGGGTATTCGAGGGACAGGGCTTCCTGCTCACGGGGCTCACGCCCGGCGCGACGGTTGCCGTCAGCGTCGAGCCCCCCGGCGGCAGCCCCCAGCCCACGACGACGCCGATTCTGGTGCGGCAACTCTGA
- a CDS encoding RNA polymerase sigma factor translates to MTPSPPPADDASDEALMQRVAGGHEDALQELHRRHARLLYALGHRMLRQREDVETCVQDAFMNAWRHAARFDPSRASVKTWLVSIAHHRFLQELRDRPDTALELEDWDAPVAAPDPLGRILAGRAVQALDPSQRELVELAYYRGHSHSELATLTGLPVGTVKSRLRAALDRMRRHLGGKAQPDPSPSPDALEGGEHP, encoded by the coding sequence ATGACCCCATCCCCCCCGCCCGCCGACGACGCCTCCGACGAGGCCCTTATGCAGAGGGTGGCGGGTGGGCACGAGGACGCCCTGCAAGAACTCCACCGCCGCCACGCCCGGCTGCTCTACGCCCTCGGCCACCGGATGCTGCGTCAGCGCGAGGACGTGGAGACGTGCGTGCAAGACGCCTTCATGAATGCCTGGCGCCACGCGGCCCGCTTCGACCCCTCGCGGGCGAGCGTCAAGACGTGGCTGGTGAGTATCGCCCACCACCGCTTCCTCCAGGAGTTGCGTGACCGGCCCGACACGGCGCTCGAACTCGAAGACTGGGACGCGCCTGTCGCGGCGCCCGATCCCCTGGGCCGTATCCTGGCGGGCCGCGCCGTGCAGGCCCTCGATCCCTCCCAGCGAGAACTCGTCGAACTGGCCTACTACCGGGGCCACTCCCACTCCGAACTCGCCACGCTGACGGGGTTGCCGGTGGGCACGGTCAAATCCCGCCTGCGCGCGGCGCTCGACCGGATGCGCCGTCACCTCGGCGGCAAGGCCCAACCCGACCCCTCGCCCTCACCGGACGCCCTGGAAGGAGGTGAGCACCCGTGA
- the tatA gene encoding twin-arginine translocase TatA/TatE family subunit gives MPNIGPGELLVVLLIALLVFGPRKLPELGKSLGHGLREFRKSTGAVTDELRRGLETTPDVPAPVPVLSPASAAATRPPGPETAAAAQQDARRS, from the coding sequence ATGCCCAACATCGGCCCCGGTGAATTGCTCGTCGTCCTCCTGATCGCGCTGCTCGTCTTCGGGCCGCGCAAGCTGCCGGAACTCGGCAAGAGCCTCGGCCACGGCCTGCGCGAGTTCCGCAAATCCACGGGCGCAGTGACGGACGAACTTCGCCGCGGCCTTGAGACCACCCCCGACGTGCCCGCGCCGGTCCCCGTCCTGTCTCCTGCGAGCGCGGCGGCGACAAGGCCTCCGGGCCCCGAGACCGCCGCTGCCGCACAGCAGGACGCCCGGCGGTCCTGA
- a CDS encoding RluA family pseudouridine synthase, with translation MTDRPSSLHLTASLGRLDTVLAELTGQSRSQVAGWIGGRHVTVEGVIVQKASLKLKGGEALTVQVPPPPDATVSPEDVPLDVLYEDPALIAVNKPPGMVTHPAPGVSSGTLVNALLGRMTLPEQEGALGPDGYRPGIVHRLDKDTSGVIVVAKTVQAHARLAAAFKDRDTRKTYLAIAAGTWRAEGPVRVDAPIGRHPTARQRMTVGGVSPREAQTMFTPLAAHGDGHGRTLTLVRAQPRTGRTHQIRVHLAHLGSPILGDPVYGRESAVIGRHALHAHFLTLPHPVTGEGLNLHAPVPDDMLNAWVTLGGMVPAELETPPK, from the coding sequence GTGACCGACCGCCCGAGTTCCCTCCACCTCACCGCCTCGCTGGGCCGTCTGGACACGGTGCTTGCGGAACTGACGGGCCAGAGCCGCTCACAGGTCGCCGGGTGGATCGGGGGGAGGCATGTGACGGTGGAGGGCGTGATCGTCCAGAAAGCCAGCCTGAAATTGAAGGGGGGCGAGGCGCTGACCGTACAGGTCCCCCCTCCCCCGGACGCCACCGTCTCGCCCGAGGACGTGCCCCTCGACGTGCTGTACGAGGACCCTGCCCTCATCGCCGTGAACAAGCCGCCCGGCATGGTGACTCACCCGGCGCCCGGCGTCTCCAGCGGCACCCTCGTCAACGCGCTGCTGGGCCGCATGACTCTCCCCGAGCAGGAGGGCGCCCTGGGCCCGGACGGCTACCGCCCCGGCATCGTCCACCGCCTCGACAAGGACACCAGCGGCGTGATCGTCGTCGCCAAGACCGTGCAGGCGCACGCGCGGCTTGCCGCCGCCTTCAAGGACCGTGACACCCGTAAGACGTACCTGGCGATTGCCGCTGGGACGTGGAGGGCCGAGGGGCCAGTGCGGGTGGACGCCCCGATTGGCCGCCATCCCACCGCGAGGCAACGCATGACTGTCGGCGGCGTGAGCCCCCGCGAAGCACAGACTATGTTCACCCCGCTCGCCGCGCACGGGGACGGGCACGGGCGCACCCTCACCCTCGTCCGCGCCCAGCCGCGCACGGGCCGCACCCACCAGATTCGCGTCCATCTCGCGCACCTGGGCAGTCCGATTCTGGGCGACCCGGTGTATGGGCGGGAGAGTGCCGTGATCGGGCGGCACGCGCTGCACGCGCATTTCCTGACCCTGCCCCATCCCGTTACGGGCGAGGGGCTGAACCTCCATGCGCCTGTGCCCGACGACATGCTGAACGCGTGGGTGACGTTGGGGGGGATGGTGCCTGCGGAGTTGGAGACGCCACCCAAGTGA
- a CDS encoding DEAD/DEAH box RNA helicase, producing MNFDQLIAPELAARLQGRGITEATPIQTESLPHALAGKDLIGRARTGTGKTLAYALPIIQNLEPSRERGRAPRALVLAPTRELAKQVAEEFAKSGGDLVTATVYGGAAYGPQEGALRRGVDVIVGTPGRLIDHLERGNIDLSRVEYAVLDEADEMLSVGFADAIETILQATPETRQTMLFSATLNDDIRRISRKYLKDPVVVDLVGEGRSQAAQSVEHLKVKVGRTRTRVLADLLTVYNPEKAIVFTRTKREADELANELIHRGIESEALHGDLAQSQRERALGAFRAGRVGVLVATDVAARGLDIPEVDLVVQYHLPQDHESYIHRSGRTGRAGRTGTAIVMYGDRDGRELRGLEYRTGVQFVERPLPTPREVQAASAKSAADLIRKVDPEVATSFQAEAERLFSELGLEALTRALAKVSGVSEPVKAASLLSGEEGLTTLILHGERLSVARAVALLARGSDVDTRRLGRVRQWRGGAVADVPSEYVEKLLAASPLDGEVGVEVAEELPELFEQPAREGRQGGGYGGGRGYRDEGGSRGGRQGGYQGGGRGGYGNRDGGQGGYQGNRGGQGRWSRERDGANQGGERRREDFADREFVPSGR from the coding sequence ATGAACTTTGATCAACTGATCGCGCCCGAACTCGCGGCGCGTCTGCAAGGGCGCGGCATCACCGAAGCCACCCCTATTCAGACCGAGAGTCTGCCCCACGCGCTGGCGGGCAAGGACCTGATCGGTCGCGCCCGCACGGGCACGGGCAAGACGCTCGCCTACGCGCTGCCCATCATCCAGAACCTCGAACCCAGCCGCGAGCGGGGCCGCGCGCCCCGTGCCCTGGTGCTCGCCCCCACCCGCGAACTCGCCAAGCAGGTCGCCGAGGAGTTCGCCAAGAGCGGCGGCGACCTCGTGACCGCGACCGTGTACGGCGGCGCCGCCTACGGCCCGCAGGAAGGTGCGCTGCGCCGGGGCGTGGACGTGATCGTGGGCACCCCCGGGCGCCTGATCGACCACCTGGAGCGCGGCAACATCGACCTGAGCCGGGTGGAGTACGCCGTGCTCGACGAGGCCGACGAGATGCTGAGCGTGGGCTTCGCGGACGCCATCGAGACGATCCTCCAGGCGACGCCCGAGACGCGCCAGACCATGCTCTTCAGCGCCACGCTGAACGACGACATCCGCCGCATCTCGCGCAAGTACCTCAAGGACCCCGTGGTCGTGGACCTCGTGGGCGAGGGCCGCAGCCAGGCCGCCCAGAGCGTCGAGCACCTCAAGGTGAAGGTGGGCCGCACCCGCACCCGCGTGCTGGCCGACCTGCTCACCGTCTACAACCCCGAGAAGGCCATCGTCTTCACCCGCACCAAGCGCGAGGCGGACGAGCTGGCGAACGAGCTGATCCACCGCGGCATCGAGTCCGAGGCGCTGCACGGCGACCTGGCGCAGAGCCAGCGTGAGCGGGCGCTGGGCGCCTTCCGCGCGGGCCGGGTGGGCGTGCTCGTCGCCACCGACGTGGCGGCGCGCGGGCTGGACATTCCGGAGGTGGACCTCGTGGTGCAGTACCACCTGCCGCAGGACCACGAGAGCTACATCCACCGCTCGGGCCGCACCGGGCGCGCGGGCCGCACCGGCACCGCCATCGTGATGTACGGCGACCGCGACGGCCGCGAGCTGCGGGGCCTGGAGTACCGCACGGGCGTGCAGTTCGTCGAGCGTCCCCTGCCCACCCCCAGGGAAGTGCAGGCCGCGAGCGCCAAGTCCGCCGCCGACCTCATCCGCAAGGTGGACCCCGAGGTGGCGACGAGCTTCCAGGCAGAGGCCGAACGCCTCTTCAGCGAACTCGGCCTGGAGGCGCTGACCCGCGCACTCGCCAAGGTCAGCGGCGTGAGCGAGCCCGTCAAGGCCGCCAGCCTGCTGAGCGGTGAGGAGGGGCTGACCACCCTGATCCTGCACGGCGAGCGCCTGAGCGTGGCCCGCGCGGTGGCCCTGCTCGCCCGGGGCAGCGACGTGGACACCCGCCGCCTGGGCCGAGTGCGCCAGTGGCGCGGCGGCGCGGTGGCGGACGTGCCCAGCGAGTACGTCGAGAAGCTGCTCGCCGCTTCTCCCCTCGACGGCGAGGTCGGCGTGGAAGTCGCCGAGGAACTCCCCGAACTGTTCGAGCAGCCTGCCCGCGAGGGTCGTCAGGGCGGCGGTTACGGCGGCGGACGCGGCTACCGCGACGAGGGTGGCTCCCGTGGCGGACGCCAGGGTGGTTACCAGGGTGGCGGGCGCGGCGGCTACGGCAACCGCGACGGCGGTCAGGGCGGCTATCAGGGCAACCGTGGCGGTCAAGGCCGCTGGAGCCGCGAGCGTGACGGCGCCAACCAGGGCGGTGAGCGTCGCCGCGAGGACTTCGCCGACCGCGAGTTCGTACCGAGCGGGCGATAA
- the ilvB gene encoding biosynthetic-type acetolactate synthase large subunit encodes MTQTDLTGAKALWSTLAGHGISTVFGYPGGAIMPVYDALTFYPEVRHVLARHEQGAIHAAEGWAKATGEIGVCIATSGPGATNLVTGLADAMLDSVPILAITGNVARHLMGTDAFQEADITGITLPVTKHNYVVRDVEELPRVIAEAIRIARSGRPGPVLVDIPKDIQLAPYHGEIAVPHARPEIPAPKPEAIEKARELLQSAKKPVIMVGGGSLDAAAEITALARAWDIPVITTLMGLGSFPSSDPLWLGMPGMHGSVAANRAISEADVLLGIGLRFDDRVTGRVNGFAPNASIIHVDLDAAEIGKIVRTHVPVRGDARVAAQLLAEGAQKLDLPEWRERVAEWKTRTQDPDHWGAGYAVKAVVDRLRPDDILSSDVGQHQMLAAQLARFEKPRRWINSGGLGTMGFGFPAAIGAGMAEPGVRSIVVAGDGGFQMTAQELATLKKYDVRNVKICIINNSFLGMVRQWQELFHERRYSEVYLGDSNPDFLKLADAYGVPAYRADCAEELPEAIDAWLNDPKSSLLEIVVPNEHGVFPMVPAGASLSEMIETEPPRAPTPGIERNDAAEEAKNA; translated from the coding sequence ATGACGCAGACGGATTTGACGGGCGCCAAGGCCCTCTGGTCCACCCTGGCCGGGCACGGCATCAGCACGGTCTTCGGCTACCCCGGCGGGGCGATCATGCCCGTGTACGACGCGCTGACCTTCTACCCCGAAGTGCGGCACGTCCTCGCGCGACACGAGCAGGGCGCCATCCACGCGGCGGAGGGCTGGGCCAAGGCGACGGGCGAGATCGGCGTGTGTATCGCCACCTCAGGACCGGGGGCGACCAACCTCGTGACCGGGCTCGCCGACGCGATGCTCGACTCGGTGCCCATCCTGGCGATCACGGGCAACGTCGCGCGGCACCTGATGGGCACGGACGCCTTTCAGGAGGCGGACATCACCGGCATCACCCTGCCCGTCACGAAGCACAACTACGTCGTGCGCGACGTGGAGGAGCTGCCCCGCGTGATCGCCGAGGCCATCCGCATCGCGCGCAGCGGGCGGCCCGGTCCCGTGCTCGTGGACATTCCCAAGGACATCCAGCTCGCGCCTTACCACGGGGAGATCGCCGTCCCACACGCCCGGCCCGAGATTCCCGCGCCCAAGCCTGAGGCCATCGAGAAGGCCCGCGAACTCCTCCAAAGCGCGAAAAAGCCCGTCATCATGGTCGGCGGCGGCTCGCTGGACGCGGCGGCGGAGATCACCGCCCTCGCCCGCGCCTGGGACATTCCCGTCATTACGACGCTGATGGGGCTGGGTTCCTTTCCGTCCTCCGACCCCCTCTGGCTGGGGATGCCGGGGATGCACGGCTCGGTTGCGGCGAACCGGGCCATCTCCGAGGCGGACGTGCTTCTCGGCATCGGGCTCCGCTTCGACGACCGGGTGACGGGCCGGGTGAACGGCTTCGCGCCGAACGCCTCGATCATTCACGTGGACCTCGACGCCGCCGAGATCGGCAAGATCGTGCGGACGCATGTTCCGGTGCGGGGGGACGCGCGGGTGGCCGCCCAGCTTCTCGCGGAAGGGGCGCAGAAGCTCGACCTGCCCGAGTGGCGGGAAAGGGTCGCCGAGTGGAAGACCCGCACCCAGGACCCCGACCACTGGGGCGCCGGGTACGCGGTGAAGGCCGTGGTGGACCGCCTGCGCCCCGACGACATCCTCTCCTCCGATGTGGGCCAGCACCAGATGCTCGCCGCGCAGCTCGCCCGCTTCGAGAAACCTCGGCGCTGGATCAACTCGGGCGGCCTGGGCACAATGGGCTTCGGCTTCCCGGCGGCCATCGGGGCAGGGATGGCGGAACCCGGCGTGCGGAGCATCGTGGTTGCCGGAGACGGCGGCTTCCAGATGACCGCCCAGGAACTCGCCACCCTGAAGAAGTACGACGTGCGGAACGTCAAAATCTGCATCATCAACAACTCCTTCCTGGGAATGGTCCGCCAGTGGCAGGAACTCTTCCACGAGCGCCGCTACTCGGAGGTCTACCTCGGCGACTCCAACCCCGACTTCCTCAAGCTCGCCGACGCCTACGGGGTGCCCGCCTACCGCGCCGACTGCGCCGAGGAACTGCCAGAGGCCATCGACGCGTGGCTGAACGACCCCAAGAGTTCGCTGCTGGAGATCGTGGTGCCCAACGAACACGGCGTCTTCCCGATGGTGCCCGCCGGGGCCTCCCTGAGCGAGATGATCGAGACGGAACCGCCGCGCGCGCCCACGCCCGGGATCGAACGTAACGATGCCGCCGAGGAGGCGAAGAACGCATGA
- the ilvN gene encoding acetolactate synthase small subunit, giving the protein MTAPYDSTQKDHLVSALVRDEPRVLTRITSLFGRRGYNIKSLSVGSTEHPGLSRMTFVVTGDRGVVEQAMRQLEKLHDVVKIIDHSLEKFVDRELVLVKVAITPESRVEVRQIAEDFRARIVDVGRHALTFEVTGDEGKITAFIEQMRPFGILETMRTGRVALTRGSNADIPSHVYHEGETEALRPVVEATEARETQAGGVPNLF; this is encoded by the coding sequence ATGACCGCCCCCTACGATTCCACCCAAAAAGATCACCTCGTCTCCGCCCTCGTGCGTGACGAGCCGCGCGTGCTGACCCGCATTACCTCGCTCTTCGGGCGGCGCGGCTACAACATTAAGAGCCTCAGTGTGGGCTCCACCGAACACCCCGGCCTCAGCCGCATGACCTTCGTGGTGACGGGCGACCGGGGCGTGGTGGAACAGGCGATGCGCCAGCTTGAGAAGCTGCACGATGTCGTCAAAATCATCGACCACAGCCTGGAGAAGTTCGTGGACCGCGAACTCGTGCTCGTGAAGGTCGCCATCACGCCGGAGAGCCGGGTGGAAGTGCGCCAGATCGCCGAGGACTTCCGCGCCCGCATCGTGGACGTGGGCCGCCACGCCCTGACCTTCGAGGTGACGGGCGACGAGGGCAAGATCACCGCCTTTATCGAGCAGATGCGCCCCTTCGGCATCCTGGAGACGATGCGGACGGGGCGGGTGGCCCTCACGCGCGGCTCGAACGCCGACATTCCCAGCCACGTCTACCACGAGGGGGAGACGGAGGCGCTGAGACCTGTGGTGGAGGCTACCGAGGCGCGCGAGACGCAGGCGGGCGGGGTGCCGAATCTGTTCTAG
- the ilvC gene encoding ketol-acid reductoisomerase produces MAAKMYYDRDVSLSPIEDKLIAIIGYGSQAHAHAQNLRDSGLNVVVGLREGSGSRIKAEQAGLRVTSIEDATREADVVMLLIPDETQPKVYEESIAPNLTDGKALAFGHGFNIHFGRIKPPAGVDVFLVAPKGPGHMLRRVYVDGAGMPSIFAVGQDATGQAREIALAYARGIGGTRAGVLETTFKEETETDLFGEQSVLCGGVTHLIQAGFETLVEAGYQPEIAYFETLHEVKLIVDLIYEKGFEGMRHSISNTAEFGDYVTGPRIITDETKATMKDVLGDIQSGKFAQSFIQDAESGFPYMNEQRSKMRDHTLEVVGKELRDQMPFISKKELEV; encoded by the coding sequence ATGGCCGCAAAAATGTACTACGACCGCGACGTTTCCCTCTCCCCCATCGAGGACAAGCTCATCGCCATCATCGGCTACGGCTCACAGGCGCACGCGCACGCGCAGAACCTGCGGGACAGCGGCCTGAACGTGGTCGTCGGCCTGCGGGAGGGGTCGGGCAGCCGCATCAAGGCTGAGCAGGCGGGGTTGCGCGTGACCAGCATCGAGGACGCGACGCGCGAGGCGGACGTGGTGATGCTGCTGATCCCCGACGAGACGCAGCCGAAGGTCTACGAGGAGAGCATCGCGCCCAACCTGACGGACGGCAAGGCGCTCGCCTTCGGGCACGGCTTCAATATCCACTTCGGGCGCATCAAGCCACCTGCGGGCGTGGACGTGTTCCTCGTCGCTCCCAAGGGCCCCGGCCACATGTTGCGCCGCGTGTACGTGGACGGGGCGGGGATGCCGAGCATCTTCGCGGTGGGGCAGGACGCGACCGGGCAGGCCCGCGAGATCGCGCTGGCCTACGCCCGTGGCATCGGCGGCACCCGGGCGGGCGTGCTGGAGACGACCTTCAAGGAGGAGACGGAGACGGACCTCTTCGGGGAGCAGTCGGTCCTCTGCGGCGGCGTGACGCACCTGATCCAGGCGGGCTTCGAGACGCTGGTGGAGGCGGGCTACCAGCCGGAAATTGCCTACTTCGAGACGCTGCACGAGGTCAAGCTCATCGTGGACCTGATCTACGAGAAGGGCTTCGAGGGGATGCGCCACTCGATTTCCAACACCGCCGAGTTCGGCGACTACGTGACCGGCCCGCGCATCATCACGGACGAGACGAAGGCGACGATGAAGGACGTGCTGGGCGATATCCAGTCCGGCAAGTTTGCGCAGAGCTTCATTCAGGACGCCGAAAGCGGCTTCCCGTACATGAACGAGCAGCGGAGCAAGATGCGCGACCATACGCTGGAAGTGGTGGGCAAGGAGCTGCGCGACCAGATGCCCTTCATCAGCAAGAAGGAGCTGGAGGTCTGA